Within Bradymonas sediminis, the genomic segment CAGGGCGTTGGCCCGAATGCGCAGGTTCACGTCCTTGGTGAGCAGGATGCACGGGGTGTCGGGCTCGCGCTCCTGCAGGTCCAGGGCGACGGCGAGGATCAGGTTATCTTTGGCGCTGGAGTGCAGGAATTTGCCGTCGAGCGAGCGGGTGGTGGCGAGCACCCGAAGCGTGCCGCCGCGCTCCAGCGCGACGCCCTCTTTGAGGTTTCCCTTGACGCGGTACTCGTCGAGGATGCGGCTGGTCTCGCGCGCGTTTCGCCCCAGCTCGGTCATCTGCTTTTTGAAGGTGTCGATCTCTTCGAGGACGTAAATGGGGATGACCACGTTATTGTCTTCGAGCTTGAAGATGGCTCGCGGGTCGTGCAGCAAAACGTTCGTGTCAAAAACGAAATTCTTTTGCATAAGTCCTCATCAAATTAAAGGAATTTCAAATTGAGCATTTCAATTGTGCCCGGCAATCATCCTGCGCTGCTATGCTTGGAGTCTCCGGCGTTTGAGCCTTATATCTCGGGTTAAAGTTGGTCTGCCGAGGTGACCTGGTTTCGGCCGTGTTCCTTCGAATAGTACAACGCCTGGTCGGTCAGGTCGATCAGCGGTTGCTTCTCTTCGGAGTCTTCGGGCCACACGGACACGCCCATACTGATGGTACATTTAAAGGTGCCTTGTTCGCTATTAAATTCCAACCGCCCGATATCTTCGCGCAGCCGGTTCGCCACGCGCATGGCGGTGGCGCGGTCCGCATCTTCTAAGATAATCGCGAATTCCTCGCCGCCATAGCGACAGGGGACATCGACCTCGCGCAGCGAGTCGATGAAGACCTTGGACACCTGGCGCAAGACCTCGTCGCCGGCGGGGTGGCCGTGGGTGTCGTTGACCGATTTGAAGTGGTCGATATCGGTGAGCACCAGCGCGAAGGGCTGCTGGGTGCGCCGATGCCGCGCGATGGTCGACTCCAGGCGCGATTGGAAGGTGCGGTGGTTTGACAGGCCGGTGAGCCCGTCGGTGGTCGCCATTTGCTCCATCTGGGCGTAGAGGCGCGCGTTCTGCAGGCTGATGGCGACCTGGTTGCCCACGACCTCGAGCATCTCGCGGCGCTCGGCGCCGAATTGGCCGGCCTGGCGGTGGCAAATCACCAGCGTGCCGATGGCCTTATCGTGGGCGACCAGCGGCAAGACCAACATGCTGCGGATGTCTTTGATCGGCTCGTCGCGGGTGAAGATGATCGGGTCAGACTCGCGCACCTGTCCGCCGTAGGGCAGGTAGTGGCGGTTCTCCACGACCATGGCGACCAGCCCGCCGCTGGGCCGTGTCTCGTGGTGCGCGTCGTTGAAGGTGCGCCCCACCCAGTCTTCAAACGGACCCTCAAAATCAGCGGCGTGGTCGACCGCCTCGATGCGATGGGTATGGGTGTCCGGGTCGAAGGCGGTGATGGCGGCGAAGTCGTATTCGACGATGCTCGCGATGCTCTCCAGGGCGACGCGGTAGACGTCTTTTGGCGAGAGCACGCCGTTGAGGTTTCGGCTGGCCTCAAAGAAGCGGCTTAGCTCGAATTTCGTGCGCTCGATGCTGGTGAACATGCGCTCGTTTTCGATGGCGCGCAAAATATAAGCGGCGGCCTCCTCGGCGACGGCGGTGTCGGCGCTGGTGAAGCCGCTGCCGTCGACGCGGTCGGCGCAGAGGATCCCGCGCAGGTGGCCGTTTTCGATGACCGGGATGCCCAAAAAATGCTGGATATTTTGGGGCTGGCGATAATAAGGAATGCCGCGAAAGCCCGGGCGAAGATCTTCTAATAAGAGCGGTTCGCGCTGGCGCGTGATGGTGCCGACGACGCCCTTGGCCGGCTTAATCTCGGTCTCAAGCAGCGCGTCGCTATCGCTGACGAGCTCCTTGATGCGCAGGTTCTCCTGGCGCACGTCGAACCACAAAAGCACGCAGGTGTTGCATTTCAGCGCGGCCTTGAGCATCGAGAGGCTGACATAGGTCGTGTGCTGGACGGCCTCGACGGCGTCGTAGACCGCCATCTCCTCGGCCTGCGCGCGCCCGGCCAGCGCGGCGTCGGTGCGACCGGAGTTGAGCAGGCGAAACTCCCGGGCCTGGCGCAACATTTTATCGCGCTCGGCGTCGACCTCGCGCTGGTGGCGCCGGCGTCGCTCCATCACCTCGGTGCCGTGGACGAAATAGGACAAAAATCCGAAGAGCGCGATAAAGACGCTGCGGGTGCCCAGAAGCGCGAGGTCGACCGAGGATTGCAGGTGGATGCCGGTGGTGATTTCGGCGGTGCCGCTCGGGGTGCCGAGCCAATGCGAGGCCCACTCGATGATAAGCGCGGTGAGCACCGCGCCGATCGCGGCGTTTCGGGCCTCGAAGGTGACCAGAAATGCCAGCAGCAGATAGATGAGCGGGTAGATATCGACGCCGAGCGCGCTGAGCGTGCGGACCACGACGAAGCCGGTGGTGATGTAGAAGACCGATCGCTCGAGTTGGAAGCTCGTGGTGACCTGGCGCGCGTCGCTCGAGGCGGCCGCGCCGCGCATCGTGCGCGAGGCGAGCCAGCCGGAGATGCCCAGCAGGGCCACGGCGGGGATGATATTGAACCAGGCCGGATATGACGGGTTCGCGATTAGGCCGGTGGCATATAACACCACCGCCAATACGGCTGCGCCGGTCGGCCAACTCGCCTCGATTTGGCGAGGCCGACGAATCAAGCTGCGTGTCGTCGCGCTCATAGTCTCCATCCTTGGTCTATCTTTGGCTCAAAGCCGCGGCATCCTTGCCGGGGCGCGAGGCTCTATTTTGCGTCGTGCTTGACGAACTCGGCCGGGGCGAGAACGGACGCTCCGACCAGGTCGCGCACGCGTTGCTCGCGCAGCGGGTCCACATGTTGGTCAAACTCCACCTGGAGTTTGGCGCTCGGAATATCTTCGTGAAGCGCTTCGAGCCCCTCGGGAAGCTGATCGATAAGGATCGTCTTGCCGGCGAGTCTCAAAGAGTCGGGGCTCACGGTGAGGAGGACGCTGACTTCGAGCGTCTCCTCGGGTTGCCCGAATTGGAAGATGACTTCGTCCGGGCGGGCGAGGCGGCTGTTGGCGCGCGCCTTGCGCTCGGCCAATCGCGGGTCGTCGCGCAGGGCGACGACCTTGCGCGCCATCTCCTTATTCTCAGCCTCTAATTCACGGTTCTGGCGGCGTAGCTCGTTGACTTCCTGCTCGATCTTCTCGGCGCGCTCGATATTCTCGTGCGTGAAAACATAATAGGTCGTGACCGATATGATGGTTAAAACCAATAATGTGAGTCCGAGACGCTGCATGGAAGTCAAAGCTCATCGCGTTAAGGTGAATTCGTCGGGCTAAGTGGGTCGCCGGGGCAAGACTAGCAGAGAGAGAAGAGAGCGCAAGAAATTGCTGGTCCGGCGGCGCAGCGCGGCGGCTTTATTTGGAGGCGGGCTGGGTGATCACGAGGTTGACGGACTTAAATCCGCTCTCTTTGATCTGGTCGAGGATCTCGATGACCTTGCCGTGGGTGGCGAGTTTGTCGCCGCGCAACAGCACGTTCGCGTCGGGGTGTTTGGCGTATAGATTCGCGAGCTTCTCGCTCAAATTGGCGCCTTCGATCTGCTCACCGTCGAGCACATTACCGGGGTCTGCGGCGTCGCTTTTGATCTCGACCGAGCCGTCTTCGGTGATGAAGAGCACGATCTTCTGGGCGTCCGAGATGGCCTCGCCGCTGGCTGCGCTGGGCAGGTTGATGGGGATCTCGGCGTCTTCGGTTTTGGAGAAGGTGCTGGTGACCAAAAAGAAGATCAGCAGCAAGAAGACTACGTCGATCAGCGGCGTCATATCGAGGTCAACGGTGACGCGCCGGCTTTTTCGCATGTCGCGCAAACTCATGCGTTCTCCTCGGGCGCATCGGAAGAGTCGGTCGTGGCGCTCGCATGAGCGACGGCGGGCGTCGGGGCGTTCGCGCTGGTCTCGGCGGCGAGCAGGTCGAGGATGCTCAGGCTGATATCCTCGAGCTCGACGGCGTGGCGGTCGATGCGGCTCATAATATAGCGGTGGCCCAAGAAGACCGGGATCGCCACGGTGAGCCCGGCGGCTGTGGTGATCATCGCCTCCCAGATGCCCCCGGCCAGCGCTCCGGCGTCGACCACCCCGGCGCTGCCGGATTGAACCATGACGCCCTGAAAGACCGAGATCATGCCGACGACCGTGCCCAGAAGCCCCATCAGCGGGGTGACCGTGGCGATCGCGCCCAGCGCCCCGGTAAAGCGCTCCATAAAGAAGACCTCGCGCTCGCCTTTCTCGAGCATGACCTCTTTGATGATCGCCCTGGGGCGCCCGGCGTTGTGGATGCCGATCTCGAGCATCGACGCGATGGGGGACTCGTTGGTCTTGCAGAGGTTCTCGGCCTCGTCGAAGCGCCCGTCATGGAGCATATCGCGCACGACCTGCACGAAGCGACTCGGCACGATCTTGGCGCGTTGAAGGGCCCAGAGGCGCTCCATAAAAAATGCCAGCGCGACCACCGATGAGCCCAGGATCGGGATCATCAGCCAGCCACCTTTTGCCAGAAATTCGTAGACTTCGTTCATCATAATCAGGTCTCTTGGTCTTCAGAAGGCTCGATTGCGGGCGGGGCCGGGGCTTCGGGTGTGAGCGGCGCGTCCATGGCGATGCCGCGGCGCTCGGCGACCTCGAAGACCGAGGTGAAGAATTGGTAGGCGCCGTTTTTGGTCTGCTCGGAGCGCAGCGTCGCGATATGCATCTGGTTGGCCAGGCAATAGTGCTGGATCTTGGCCAACAGGTCTAAGGCTCGGCGTACGACAAAGATTCGTACCACGAAGAGGCTGACCAGAAATACCAGGACCACGCCGATCCACAGGCGCGCCATGCCGAGGGTTTCGGTGCCAAAGAGGGTGACGGTCAGCCCGAGGAAAAGCGCGAGCGCCGCCAGCACGCTGAGGCCGGCGCGGCTATAGG encodes:
- a CDS encoding diguanylate cyclase; this translates as MSATTRSLIRRPRQIEASWPTGAAVLAVVLYATGLIANPSYPAWFNIIPAVALLGISGWLASRTMRGAAASSDARQVTTSFQLERSVFYITTGFVVVRTLSALGVDIYPLIYLLLAFLVTFEARNAAIGAVLTALIIEWASHWLGTPSGTAEITTGIHLQSSVDLALLGTRSVFIALFGFLSYFVHGTEVMERRRRHQREVDAERDKMLRQAREFRLLNSGRTDAALAGRAQAEEMAVYDAVEAVQHTTYVSLSMLKAALKCNTCVLLWFDVRQENLRIKELVSDSDALLETEIKPAKGVVGTITRQREPLLLEDLRPGFRGIPYYRQPQNIQHFLGIPVIENGHLRGILCADRVDGSGFTSADTAVAEEAAAYILRAIENERMFTSIERTKFELSRFFEASRNLNGVLSPKDVYRVALESIASIVEYDFAAITAFDPDTHTHRIEAVDHAADFEGPFEDWVGRTFNDAHHETRPSGGLVAMVVENRHYLPYGGQVRESDPIIFTRDEPIKDIRSMLVLPLVAHDKAIGTLVICHRQAGQFGAERREMLEVVGNQVAISLQNARLYAQMEQMATTDGLTGLSNHRTFQSRLESTIARHRRTQQPFALVLTDIDHFKSVNDTHGHPAGDEVLRQVSKVFIDSLREVDVPCRYGGEEFAIILEDADRATAMRVANRLREDIGRLEFNSEQGTFKCTISMGVSVWPEDSEEKQPLIDLTDQALYYSKEHGRNQVTSADQL
- a CDS encoding FtsB family cell division protein, translated to MQRLGLTLLVLTIISVTTYYVFTHENIERAEKIEQEVNELRRQNRELEAENKEMARKVVALRDDPRLAERKARANSRLARPDEVIFQFGQPEETLEVSVLLTVSPDSLRLAGKTILIDQLPEGLEALHEDIPSAKLQVEFDQHVDPLREQRVRDLVGASVLAPAEFVKHDAK
- a CDS encoding ExbD/TolR family protein gives rise to the protein MSLRDMRKSRRVTVDLDMTPLIDVVFLLLIFFLVTSTFSKTEDAEIPINLPSAASGEAISDAQKIVLFITEDGSVEIKSDAADPGNVLDGEQIEGANLSEKLANLYAKHPDANVLLRGDKLATHGKVIEILDQIKESGFKSVNLVITQPASK
- a CDS encoding MotA/TolQ/ExbB proton channel family protein, which codes for MMNEVYEFLAKGGWLMIPILGSSVVALAFFMERLWALQRAKIVPSRFVQVVRDMLHDGRFDEAENLCKTNESPIASMLEIGIHNAGRPRAIIKEVMLEKGEREVFFMERFTGALGAIATVTPLMGLLGTVVGMISVFQGVMVQSGSAGVVDAGALAGGIWEAMITTAAGLTVAIPVFLGHRYIMSRIDRHAVELEDISLSILDLLAAETSANAPTPAVAHASATTDSSDAPEENA